A genomic stretch from Physeter macrocephalus isolate SW-GA chromosome 12, ASM283717v5, whole genome shotgun sequence includes:
- the LOC102984837 gene encoding ADP-ribosylation factor 1-like, which yields MGVKPTPASEQQLRRGFLWPAWLPSFYDVGNIFANLFKGLFGKKEMRILTVGLDAAGKTTILYRLKLGEIVTTIPTTGFNVERVECNSISFTVWDVGGQDKIWPLWHHYFQNTQGLIFVVDSNDRERVNEVREELRKMLAEDELWDTVLLVFANQQDLPDAMNAAEITDKLGLHSLHHRNWDIKATCASSRDGLYEGPDWLSNQLWNQK from the coding sequence ATGGGAGTGAAACCAACTCCTGCCTCAGAGCAGCAGCTGCGCCGAGGGTTTCTCTGGCCAGCGTGGCTGCCGTCCTTCTACGACGTGGGGAATATCTTTGCAAACCTCTTCAAGGGCCTTTTTGGCAAAAAAGAAATGCGCATTCTCACGGTGGGCCTAGATGCTGCGGGAAAGACCACCATCCTGTACAGACTGAAGCTGGGTGAAATCGTGACCACCATTCCCACTACAGGCTTCAACGTGGAGAGAGTGGAATGCAACAGCATCAGCTTCACTGTGTGGGACGTCGGCGGCCAGGACAAGATCTGGCCTCTGTGGCACCACTACTTCCAGAACACACAAGGTCTCATCTTTGTGGTTGACAGCAATGACAGAGAGCGTGTGAATGAGGTCCGAGAGGAGCTAAGgaagatgctggcagaagacgaGCTCTGGGACACCGTTCTGCTCGTGTTTGCTAACCAACAGGACCTCCCCGATGCCATGAATGCAGCTGAGATCACCGACAAGCTGGGTCTACACTCTCTGCACCACAGGAACTGGGACATTAAGGCCACCTGTGCCAGCAGCAGGGACGGGCTCTATGAGGGACCGGACTGGCTGTCCAATCAGCTCTGGAACCAGAAGTGA